Part of the Desulfolutivibrio sulfoxidireducens genome is shown below.
CTATTTCCTCCAGGGCCAGGCCGGCCCGGTCAAGGTGGCCCAGTACAGCGCCACCTGGGAACTCGTGGACGGCATGTCCATCCTGGTGTCCAACCTGCTCCTTCGCAGCGTGCTCTATCCTCTGTTCGTCAGGCTGTGGAAAAACGACAAGGCCGAGTTCACCCGCCTGGCCGGGGATTGCCTGCGCTGGCTGATCGGCATGTCCCTGCCGGTCATGTTCATCCTGTACGTCGAATCCGACCGCATCATCGGGACCATCTACGGCGGGGCCTACCAGGACGCCATGTGGATGCAGAAATACCTGGTGTTCACGGTGATCTGCGCCTTCGTGCACAATCTGGCCGCCTACCTGATGATGAGCCAGGGGAAAGAGCGCCTTTTGCTTTTCATCTATGTGGCCGGACTGGCCCTGAACCTGGTCCTGTGCGCCGTGCTCATTCCCGCCGACCCCCTTCTGGGGGCCTGTCTGGCCATGGTCGTGACCAAGGCCGCCGTGGCCGCCGCCACCACCATCTACTGTCACGTCAAGATGGACATCGCCGGCCTGCGCGGGCTTTTGCCCATCGGCCTGGCCCTGGCGGCCGGAACGGGCCTGTATTTCCTGTCCTGGCCGCTTGGGGTGCGGGAAATTTCGGAATTCCTGGCCCTTGTGCCCTTCCTGATCCTGGTCAAGACATGGCGCGACGAGATCAGGGCCCGGCGGGCGGCGACATCCTGACACGTTCCGGCCCCGTATTTGCGGGCCGGATTTGACTTTGCCAAACGGTCGTAACATTCGTACTGTAACGTATCCAAAAATGGCCGCCCGGCGCCATCTTGGCAACACAACGATGGCCGCGGGCGGGAGGAACACGCATGGCTCCGCCCCCCAAGCCCAAACTGGAAAAGACCCTGGACAGGGGCGATCTGGCCTCTTTCCTGCGCCATCTGGCCGACGAGGCCCAGTCCGGGGCCCTGTCGTTCCCGCAGGGGCAGGTCCCCCTGGCGGGCATGAAGGCCCTGAAGATCACCGTCAAGGACACGGGCCGGGCGCTTCGGGCCAAGGTACGGATCAAATTTCCAAAGCCCGGGGAGCCGGACGCGCGGCCCGACGGACCGGACGGACCGGGCGGACCGGGCGGACCGCAGGGGCCGACCGCGCCGGATACGGCGGACGCGGGCACGGCCGGAGGGGAAACGGCTCCGGCCCGGCCCAGATACACCTCCCTCAAAAAACGCATGAAGCGGGATTTCAAGGATATCGGCGCGTCCCTGGCCGCCGGGTTCGATCCGAAACCGGCCGTGGTGGCCTCTTTTCTGGCCGATTCGAGGCTCATGACCACCTACCGGGGCAAGGGCGACGCGTCGTACCCGGACTACCTGGCCGCGCTTGCGGCCTTCGAAACGGCGGCCGCATCCGGGGAGCCCGAGGCCATGGTCCAGGCCTACCGGGAACTGGCCGCGCGCAAAAAACAGTGCCACGCCCGGCATGCCTGACATGGCGGGACACAAGGCGGAACCATGGAAGCGGTGATAAAAATCGGCGGGCAGGCCCGGTGCCAGGAGATCGACCTGCGGGAGGTGCCCCGCGAGGCCACCGAGGAGGAACGGGCCGCCTTTTTCCGGGTCGTGTCCACGACGCTCACCCCGGAACAGATCACGCGGATCATCTCCCCCGAGCAGACCTATCCCCGCCAGGACTATGTCCTGGCCGTCCACTGGCATCCGGAACAGGTGACCATGGATCTCGTGGACAAGCGCCTCGACGCCCTGTACCCGCATCGCCAGGGCGAACTGGTCATCCCCACCCAGCACAACGTGCTCCTGCGCCGGGGAGATTATTCCGGGGTCGAGGTGGATTGCTATTCCCGGGGATTCAACCGCAAGGTGCAGCTTCTGATGCACTTCAAGGACATCGACATGGAGCGGGCCGAGGTGCTTTTGTGCATGCTCAAGCACACCTTCAAGTACCGCTCCTCCCAGCTTTTCGAATACCTGAACACCCTGGTGGAACCGGCCTTCGAAGACCGCCTTCAGGATGCGGCGGCCCAGACCAACACCGACGAGGACATCGTCGGGTTCGTGCGCATCCAGGCCCAGAAGCTCAAGGACCTGCTCCTGGAAAACGAGGAAACGGTTTCCGACGAGGCCATCAAAAACAAGCTGGTGCGCAACTTTTTCGACACCCTGCGGGAACGCTACCACGACCGCCTGATCGACAAGGCCCAGGTCTTTCTCAAGGCGGTCAAGGAGATCGTGAAACGGCACTTCTCCCTGGACTATTTCTACCGGGCCTCGGAGGTCATCGAGGAGGCCCGCAGCCTGGGCGCGGGCATCGTCATCCCCCATCCGGAGCAGTTTTGGCCCATCCTTCTGGCCGACTACGACGTGGACGGCATCGAGGTCTGGAACCCCCAGTCCCAGCAGTACACGGAGTTTCTGATCAACGTGGTCAATCGCCGCAACCGCATGGGCTGGCACGGCAAGCGTCCCATCCTGATATTCATGGGCGACGACTGCCACTTAAGCGAAAAGCTGAAAAAACCCTCGGAACAGGACCCGGACAAGGCCCGGCGCGAGGTGGGCCTGCAACCCGCCTGGGACGACTACGCCATCCGCAAGAGCCTGATCATAAACGGCGTCAACCGCAAAAAGGTCATTGAGGAGTACCGCGCCAGACTGGCCTGAAAGGCCCCTGGCCGGCGCGCCCGCCCATGACCCGGAGAGGGAACCCATGGCTCGAAAAGGCAAATTTTCCTACGAATCCCTGCAGGACTCGCAGATCCTTCTGACCTACCTCAAGGCCCTGGTGCGGGGCTTCGAATCCGGAACCATGCGCTTTTCGGTCAAGGATGAGGAAATCGTCCTGCACCCTTCGGGACTTATCCACTTTGGCGTGGAGGCCAAGGCCAAGCGGGGCCGGATGAAGCTGGCGCTGAAGTTCGCCTGGCGCGAGGGCGAGGACGAGCCCGGGGAAGGGACCGACGTCCTGACAGTGGAACCCGAGGCCCTGTGATTACGGCCCTCTCCCGCGCGCACCCGAACAGCCAGGCTTTCACGCGAGAACCACGATGAAATTTTTGGACGGCATCGAAGAGAACCTCCGGTTCATGGTCCTGGAGGTCACCCGACAGGTGGAAAACACCCTGGCGTGTCTGGAAAACCCCGATCCGGCGCTCATCGCCAAGATCGAGAGCCGCGACGATTACATCGACAACCTCAAAAGCGTCATCGAGAACGTCTGCTATTCCAAGATCCACGGCCCCAACGGGGCCTACAAGCCGGCCGTGGACATGGCCCGGGCGGTGAACATCGTCAGTTCCAACCTGGAGCGGGTGGCCGACCATGCCGTGAACATCGTCATGCAGGTCCAGTACCTGTCCGACCCGGACTTTATCAAGCGCTACGACTATCTGGCGGGCTTCCACGAGGTGGACAAGGCCCTGGGGATCATCGTCAAGGCCCTTTTGTCCCAGGACATCCCCCTGGCGTTCAAGATCTGCCGGGCGGAATTCAACCTGGACGCCATCTTCAAGGACAATTTCGACCGCATCCTGATCGACCTGCGCAAAGGCGAATCCCCGGAGAACTGCATCACCAGCCACAACATCTTCCGCTACCTGGAGCGCATGGGGGATTCCATCTTGAACATCGGCGAGGCCATCATCTTCGCCGCCGTGGGCGAGAAGTTCAAGATCCACCAGTACCAGGCCTTGAAGGACACCCTGGCCCAGCGCGGGGCCGAGGTGCCCATCTCCAAGGGCGAATTCCAGTCCATCTGGGGCACCCGTTCGGGCTGCCGCATCGGCAAGGTGCCGGACAAGCCCGGTTCCACGTCCCACGGGGTGCTCTTCAAGGAGGGCAACGCCCGCAAGATCATCCAGGAGAGGGACAACATCGAGCGCTGGGAGAAGATCCTTCCCGGACTGCCCCCCCGGGTTCAGGGATTCCAGAGCGAGGGGGATTCGGCCTCCATGCTCCTGGAATACCTGGGCGGCTGCACCCTGCAGCAGGTGGTCCTGTCGGCCGAGGAGGACATCGCCGGCAACGCGGTGTTTCTGGCCGAGCAGACCATGGGGCTTTTGTGGGAAAAGACCAGGAAACCGGGTCCGGTCTCGGCCGGCTTCATCCGCCAACTCCACGCCCGGCTCGAGGACGTCTTTAGGCTGCACGCCGAATTCGACACCCCGCCACGAACCCTTGGGGATCTGGAAATCTGGTCCTTCGCCGAACTCCTGGAGGCCACGGCCGAGATCGAAAGGCAACTGCCCGCTCCCTTCTCCGTTTTCATCCACGGGGATTGCAACATCAACAATATCATCTACGATCACGTCGAACAGCGCATCCACTTCATCGACCTCTACCGCTCCAAGGACACGGACTACGTCCAGGACGTCTCGGTCTTTTTGGTCTCCAACTACCGTCTGCCGATCATGGACCAGGACATGCGGCAAAGACCCAATCAAGTCATCGCCCATTTCCTGGGCTTTGCCAGGGAGTTCGCCCGGGCCCATGGCGACGACACCTTCGAGGCCCGGTTGGCCCTGGGCGTCATCCGCTCCTTTTTGACCTCCACCCGCTTCGAGTTCAACCGGGAATTCGCCAAGGACATGTTTCTTCGCGGCGTCTATCTCATGAACCGCATCCTGGCCCATGCCGGCACGCCCTGGAGGGAATTCCGGCTTCCGGACCGGGTGCTCCACTACTAAGGAAACACGCGGCGCGCGCCGCCAAAGCCAGGAGCATGGTTGTGCCCCCTCCCGTAAATGCGGCGGCCCCTCCCCTCCCCCGCCTGGCCCAGGCCGCAAAGCGGCTGTGCCGGGGCTTTTCCCCGGTCGCCAGCCTGCCCTTGCATCTGGCCGGAACCGATGTGACCGTCGCCTCCGACTCCCTCCCCCTGGTCGAGGTCCTGTCCGACTATTTCCGCGAGTTTTCGCGCGACCCGGGACCCGCCGCGATCACCATCCTGGTCCGGACCACCCCGCCCGTCCCCCCTGATTTCTGCCCGGGCCTTGACCTTGTCGACCAACCCTTTGATCCCCGGGAAACGGCCGCCAAGGAACAGTGGGCCGACCTGCCTGACGGCCGGGTGGTGCGCAAGAAACGCACGGGCATGGTCTTCGCCTTCGGAGACGCGGTGCACGTGGCCGCCGGCCCCTGCCTGGACCATGCGGACCAGGTGGTCAACTTCATCAATTTCCGGGTAGCCGCCAGGCACCTTTCCCGGGGCTGCCTTCTGGCCCACGCCTCGGGCGTGGCCAAGGGAGAGCGGGGACTTTTGCTGGCCGGCGTGGCCGGGGCCGGAAAATCCACCCTGGCCTTGCGCCTGGTGGGCCGGGGCCTGGACTTCGTGTCCAACGACCGGCTCCTTGTCGGCGCGGACGCGCCGCGCCCCCGTCTGTACGGACTGGCCAAGCGGCCCCGGGTCAACCCCGGCACGGCCCTGTCCGACCCCCGCCTGGCCCGGGTCGTCCCCGAGGCCGACCGCTCCCGGTACGCCTCCCTGCCCGAGGACCGGCTGTGGGAGGTCCAGCGAAAATACGACGTGGTCATCGAGGACTGCTTCGGCCCCGGACGATTCCGCCTTTCGACGGGGCTTTGCGCCGTGGCCGTGTTCACCTGGCGCCGGGGCCGCGGGGCCGCCAGGGCGGTCCCCGTGAATCTGGCCGAACGGCCCGATCTTCTGGCCCGGGTCATCAAGCGCCCGGGCATCTTCCTGGCCTCCCCCGGAACCTCGGACCATGACCCGGGGTCCTTCTCGGCCCGCCTGGAGGGCGTGACGGCCTTCGAGTTCTCGGGAGGCGTGGATTTTCCCGCCGCCGAGGACTTTCTCCTGGACCTCCTTGCGGACTGACCAACCGCCTTCGGCTTTTTTCTCCGCATTGACGCCGCCGGATCTTTTCCATACCGTGCATATAGGTTTTCAAAACATCCCGACCACGTTCGGCCAGCCACGGGCGTCCTTTCCGGGGAGGCGTTTTTTATGAAGCTGACCACCCGAAGCCGCTACGGCGTCCGCCTGATCGTGGATATCGCCCAAAACGGCCAGACGAAGCCGGTGCCCATCAAGGACATCGCCGAACGCCAGGGCGTCTCCGTCAAGTATCTGGAAAAGCTTGTCCGCGAACTCAAGCGCGCCGGATACGTCACAAGCCGCCGGGGGCCCCATGGCGGGCACCAACTGGCCAGACCCATGGACGCCATCACCATGGACCAGATCGTTTTGGCCCTGGAGGGCGATATGGAACTCGTGGACTGTCTCGGCGGCAACGGCGGATGTCCGCGCCGGTCCTTCTGCCCCACGCGCGTCATCTGGGTGGAGGCGGCCCGGGCCGTTCGGGAACGCCTGGGATCCCTCACCCTGGGCGAACTGGTGCGCCTGGCCGAGGCGGGCGCCCCCCCCGCCGGACCGTGAACCCGGCCGGCCCCGCCCCTTTCCCGCCCGGCCGTTTCGACATTTTCCCCCTCGCCCGCTTGCCCGCCTTGTCATGTCCGTGTTTTTGTGGTCTTTCTCGTAACGGCTAGGCGCAGTTCCCCGGGATACCGTTTCCACAACGCGCCGGCACGAGGACCGGATATGCACATCCCGCCACAGTCCGCCCCGGACCGCCCCGCCGCAGGGGCTCGAAAAAAACGCATCCTCATCGTCGAGGACGACCCCATCTCCGCCCAGGTACTGGCCAAGCGCATCGCGATGCTCGGTTTCGACATCGTCGGCATCGCCGAGGAGGCGGACACGGCCCTGAAACTGGTCCGGGACGGCCACCCCGACCTCGTGCTCCTGGACATCCGCATCCCCGGAGAGATGGACGGCATCGAGGCCTGCGACGTCATCCAGCGCCGGCACCATGTCCCGGTGATCCTGGTGACCGCCTTCACCCAGGAGGAGATCACCACCCAGGCCGCCGAGGTGAACCCCTATGGCCTGTTGTTCAAGCCTGTGGACTTTTCCCAACTGCGCGTGGCCGTGGAGTCGGCCCTGCGCAAGCGGGCCGAAGAGGATCTTCTGGACAGCGCCGAGCGCTTCCGCTCCACCTTCGAGCAGGCCGCCGTGGGCATGTGCCATTTTCTTCCCGATGGCCGATTTTTGCGGGTCAACGAGCAACTGTGCCGCATCCTGGGCTACGCCCGCGACGAACTGGGCGGCTTGGCCATCCAGGACGTGGTCCATCCCGATGACCTGGAAGGCGCCACCGGCCCCATCCCCGAACTCCTGCGGGGCGAGATCGAGACCTTCACCACGGAAAAACGCCTGCGTCGCAAGGACGGGTCCCTGCTTTGGGCCCTGATCACCCTCTCCCCCTCGTGGGAGGCATCGGGCCGGATCGCCTTTATCACCGCCGTGATCCAGGACATCACCCAAAGCCGCCGCGCGGCCGAGGAGATCCGGGAAAACGAGGAGGCCCTGCGCAAGATCCTGCACGGCATCCAGGCGGCCATCCTCATCATCGACCCCCAGACCTTCACTATCCTGGACGTCAATTCCATCGCCGAGACGCTCGTCGGCAGGCCGGGCGAGGATATCGTGGGCAGGCCCTGCTCCGATCTGGGCTGGCAGGACAAGAAGGGCCGTGACGTCACGGACTGCGACCGCCTTCTGAACACGACCCTGGTCAACGAGGAAATGCGGCTCAAAAAACCCGACGGTCGGATCGTGCCGGTGGTCAAAACCGTGATCCCGGCCATGAGCCGGGGAAGGCATGTCTTCTACGAAATCGTCTTCGACGTCTCCGAACGAAAGGCCCTGGAACGCCGGCTGTCCATCGCCCAGAAGCTCGAATCCGTGGGTGAACTGGCCGCCGGCGTGGCCCATGAGATCAACACCCCCATCCAGTACATCGGCGACAACCTGCACTATCTGCAAGACGCCTTCGCCGACCTGCGCCAGGTCCTGGACGCGGCCCTGACGGTCCTGTCCAGGCCCGACGTCCGGGCGGCGGCCGGCCAGGCGGCGGAGGGGATCGACACGGCTCGGGTTGCGGCCGACCTGGACTTTCTGGAAGAGGAGGTGCCCAAGTCCCTGGCCCAATCCCTGGAAGGCGTGGAGCGGGTGGCCTCCATCGTCAGGGCCATGAAGAAATTCTCCCACCCGGGCGGCGAGGAAAAAACCGCCGTGGACCTCAACAAGGCCGTGGAAAATACGGTCCTGGTGGCCCGAAACGAATGGAAATATGTGGCTGATGTGGTCACCGACCTGGATCCCGACCTGCCCCAGGTGCATTGCCTGCCCGGCGATTTCAACCAGGTGATCTTAAACGTGCTCATAAACGCCGCCCACGCCATCGGCGATGCGCTCCTGGACACGCCAAAGAAAGGCACGATCACCATTGCCACCAAACGCGACGGGGATCATGCCCTGTTGTCCATCACCGACACGGGCACGGGCATCCCCGAAAAAAATCGGGACAAGATCTTCGATCCCTTCTTCACCACCAAGGAGGTGGGCAAGGGGACCGGCCAGGGGCTGGCCATCGTTCATGACATCGTGGTGGAGAAGCACGACGGAACCATCGATGTGGAGTCGGAGGTAGGCAGGGGGACCACGTTCACCATCCGCGTCCCCATAGGCGGGAACCCAGAGACGGACAGACCCAGGCCATGAAAAAACGCATCGTGTTCGTCGACGACGAACGCCACGTGCTGGACGCCCTGCGCCGCATGCTCCGGGGCATGCGCGATCAATGGGAAATGACCTTCGTCTCCACCGGCGAGCAGGCCCTGGAGACCATGGGGAAAAGTCCCCAGGACGTCATCGTGACCGACATGCGCATGCCGGGCATGGACGGCGTGCAGCTCTTAAACGCGGTTCGGGAACGCTTCCCCGGGGTCATCCGCATCATCTTGTCCGGCCATTCGGATACGAACATGGCCCTTCAGTCCGTGCGCCACGCCCACCAATACCTGCTCAAGCCCTGCGGGGCCGAGGAGTTCAAGGCCACGGTGGATCGGGCCATGAACCTCAAGGACGTATTTTTGAACGATGCGGTCAAGACCGTGGTGGCCAAGATCGAAACCCTGCCCTCCATGCCCCGGACCTACCTGGAACTCATGGCGGAACTGCGCCGGGAGGAACCATCGCTTCGGACCATCGGCGAACTGATCAACCAGGATGTGGGCATGTCCGCCAACATCTTGAAACTCGTCAATTCGGCCTTTTTCGGCTTAAGGACCCACGTCTCAAGCCCCGTGCACGCCGTGAACCTCCTGGGCACGGAGATCATCAAGGCGCTTATCATCTCTTTGCGCCTGTTTTCCCGCTTCGACATGGAACGCTTCCCCGGATTCTCCCTGGATCTTCTCTGGAAGCACAGCCTGACCACCGGGCTTTTCGCCAAGACCATCGCCCAGGTCGAAGGCCGCTCCAATGCCGAAATGGACGACTGCTACATCTCGGGCCTGTTGCACGATGTGGGGAAACTCCTGCTGGCCACCAATTTCGAAGCCACCTATCAGGAGGTCTTACGCCGCAGTCGAAGCGAGGGACGCACGGTGCATGATATGGAAAATACGCTCTTCTCGGCCACCCACGCCGAGATCGGGGCCTATCTGCTGGGCCTGTGGGGTCTTCCGGAAAGCGTGGTCACGGCCATCTTTTTCCACCATGCGCCGCCCCCCGCGAATCCGCCAGGCTTTTCCACCTTGTTGGCCGTGCATGCGGCCAACTCCCTGGAACACGAACTGGTGGTTTTCAACGCCGAATACGCCCCGCACCCCATGGACCTGGACTTCCTGAAACGGGCCGGCCAGTCCGGACGTGTTGAGACGTGGCGAATCGCCTGCCAGGAAAAGCTCACGGAGGAATACCGTCTTGAGCGAGAAACTCCTCTTCGTTGACGACGAGGCCAACATCCTGGACACCTTCCGCCGGGGACTGCGCAAGCGCTTCACGGTGGAGACGGCCCTTGGCGCGCAGGAAGGACTGCGTGTCCTGCAAAGCTGCGGCCCGTTCGCCGTGGTGGTCTCCGACCTCAAGATGCCCAAGATGGACGGCATCCAATTCCTAAGCCAGGTGCGCGAGCTCTCCCCGACCACCGTGCGCATCATGCTCACCGGCCATGCGGCCCTGGAGGCGGCCATCGCCGCGGTCAACGAAG
Proteins encoded:
- a CDS encoding GAK system XXXCH domain-containing protein → MAPPPKPKLEKTLDRGDLASFLRHLADEAQSGALSFPQGQVPLAGMKALKITVKDTGRALRAKVRIKFPKPGEPDARPDGPDGPGGPGGPQGPTAPDTADAGTAGGETAPARPRYTSLKKRMKRDFKDIGASLAAGFDPKPAVVASFLADSRLMTTYRGKGDASYPDYLAALAAFETAAASGEPEAMVQAYRELAARKKQCHARHA
- a CDS encoding amphi-Trp domain-containing protein is translated as MARKGKFSYESLQDSQILLTYLKALVRGFESGTMRFSVKDEEIVLHPSGLIHFGVEAKAKRGRMKLALKFAWREGEDEPGEGTDVLTVEPEAL
- a CDS encoding PhoU domain-containing protein, with product MKFLDGIEENLRFMVLEVTRQVENTLACLENPDPALIAKIESRDDYIDNLKSVIENVCYSKIHGPNGAYKPAVDMARAVNIVSSNLERVADHAVNIVMQVQYLSDPDFIKRYDYLAGFHEVDKALGIIVKALLSQDIPLAFKICRAEFNLDAIFKDNFDRILIDLRKGESPENCITSHNIFRYLERMGDSILNIGEAIIFAAVGEKFKIHQYQALKDTLAQRGAEVPISKGEFQSIWGTRSGCRIGKVPDKPGSTSHGVLFKEGNARKIIQERDNIERWEKILPGLPPRVQGFQSEGDSASMLLEYLGGCTLQQVVLSAEEDIAGNAVFLAEQTMGLLWEKTRKPGPVSAGFIRQLHARLEDVFRLHAEFDTPPRTLGDLEIWSFAELLEATAEIERQLPAPFSVFIHGDCNINNIIYDHVEQRIHFIDLYRSKDTDYVQDVSVFLVSNYRLPIMDQDMRQRPNQVIAHFLGFAREFARAHGDDTFEARLALGVIRSFLTSTRFEFNREFAKDMFLRGVYLMNRILAHAGTPWREFRLPDRVLHY
- a CDS encoding HprK-related kinase B produces the protein MPPPVNAAAPPLPRLAQAAKRLCRGFSPVASLPLHLAGTDVTVASDSLPLVEVLSDYFREFSRDPGPAAITILVRTTPPVPPDFCPGLDLVDQPFDPRETAAKEQWADLPDGRVVRKKRTGMVFAFGDAVHVAAGPCLDHADQVVNFINFRVAARHLSRGCLLAHASGVAKGERGLLLAGVAGAGKSTLALRLVGRGLDFVSNDRLLVGADAPRPRLYGLAKRPRVNPGTALSDPRLARVVPEADRSRYASLPEDRLWEVQRKYDVVIEDCFGPGRFRLSTGLCAVAVFTWRRGRGAARAVPVNLAERPDLLARVIKRPGIFLASPGTSDHDPGSFSARLEGVTAFEFSGGVDFPAAEDFLLDLLAD
- a CDS encoding RrF2 family transcriptional regulator, with the translated sequence MKLTTRSRYGVRLIVDIAQNGQTKPVPIKDIAERQGVSVKYLEKLVRELKRAGYVTSRRGPHGGHQLARPMDAITMDQIVLALEGDMELVDCLGGNGGCPRRSFCPTRVIWVEAARAVRERLGSLTLGELVRLAEAGAPPAGP
- a CDS encoding PAS domain S-box protein, translating into MHIPPQSAPDRPAAGARKKRILIVEDDPISAQVLAKRIAMLGFDIVGIAEEADTALKLVRDGHPDLVLLDIRIPGEMDGIEACDVIQRRHHVPVILVTAFTQEEITTQAAEVNPYGLLFKPVDFSQLRVAVESALRKRAEEDLLDSAERFRSTFEQAAVGMCHFLPDGRFLRVNEQLCRILGYARDELGGLAIQDVVHPDDLEGATGPIPELLRGEIETFTTEKRLRRKDGSLLWALITLSPSWEASGRIAFITAVIQDITQSRRAAEEIRENEEALRKILHGIQAAILIIDPQTFTILDVNSIAETLVGRPGEDIVGRPCSDLGWQDKKGRDVTDCDRLLNTTLVNEEMRLKKPDGRIVPVVKTVIPAMSRGRHVFYEIVFDVSERKALERRLSIAQKLESVGELAAGVAHEINTPIQYIGDNLHYLQDAFADLRQVLDAALTVLSRPDVRAAAGQAAEGIDTARVAADLDFLEEEVPKSLAQSLEGVERVASIVRAMKKFSHPGGEEKTAVDLNKAVENTVLVARNEWKYVADVVTDLDPDLPQVHCLPGDFNQVILNVLINAAHAIGDALLDTPKKGTITIATKRDGDHALLSITDTGTGIPEKNRDKIFDPFFTTKEVGKGTGQGLAIVHDIVVEKHDGTIDVESEVGRGTTFTIRVPIGGNPETDRPRP
- a CDS encoding response regulator codes for the protein MKKRIVFVDDERHVLDALRRMLRGMRDQWEMTFVSTGEQALETMGKSPQDVIVTDMRMPGMDGVQLLNAVRERFPGVIRIILSGHSDTNMALQSVRHAHQYLLKPCGAEEFKATVDRAMNLKDVFLNDAVKTVVAKIETLPSMPRTYLELMAELRREEPSLRTIGELINQDVGMSANILKLVNSAFFGLRTHVSSPVHAVNLLGTEIIKALIISLRLFSRFDMERFPGFSLDLLWKHSLTTGLFAKTIAQVEGRSNAEMDDCYISGLLHDVGKLLLATNFEATYQEVLRRSRSEGRTVHDMENTLFSATHAEIGAYLLGLWGLPESVVTAIFFHHAPPPANPPGFSTLLAVHAANSLEHELVVFNAEYAPHPMDLDFLKRAGQSGRVETWRIACQEKLTEEYRLERETPLR